ATCCAAGTTGCAAGCTAATGAAGAAGACAGACTTTCTGCTACGCATTTCGAATTTGTAGAGCGATACGAGCTGAAGAAAAGATTCGCACATTGGGGCTCTAGCTTATATACAACGTCGATATCCTTCCACCCATCAGCCCATAATAGCATAGAGGTACACCGCCAATTGGCTCCAGGGAAACTAGTTTGGATAATATATCAATCGCGCCCCCAGAATCTGTTTAGATCCAGGTCTTGTGGCCCTGTAAGTAAATATTAGCACTGTCTCTAAATGACGGCCGCCGCTATTTGAGACGGCGTAGAATAATTTTCGAATGTAGTTGGGGTACTAACGAAGACCATGCGGCCCATGGCGTACATAGTAGCTACATCCAAGTCAGCGCTGAAACATCCAAATTGTATCCATTTTGTAGTAACTCACCAGCACCGAGACCgtagatggagatgaggtaGGGGTACATGACGTATGGGCTGCGGGAAGTCTGGAGATAGATAACCGCGTTAGATGGCCTTCGATTATCGCGAGGGAGAAAACTGAGCTGTGCGTGGACTGACCTGCCACCACTGACGCTTGCCGTCGTGCTGCTGGAAGAGGCGCTGATAGTAGGGGACGCGGTTCTCACGGAACACCCACCTGTAAAAGAAAGACTGTGTTAGCAAATTCCTGTTCTCAATTGGGGCGTGTGGTGGTGCCAGTGTTGCCAGAACTCCGCCAATTGAGCAGCGCATATCATGATCCTGAATGCGTGCCCAATCGCATAGTTGACTGCGATAGCTTGCTCAAAAACATCAGAGAGGCTTACCCGGCCATGCGAGGAGCTGTGCGGAACATTTTGGCGGTAAATGAGTGCAATGAGGAGGTTTTGTGAGgggagaggagcagcaatGCCGGGCGAGAGTCGAACGATCAGTTGATGTCGAGATGCGTGGACCCGAACGCAGCTTAAATTACACGTGACTTCCCTCAATCTTCCGCCTTTCAGAGGCAGGCTCTTACTAATGTCATGTGACTACGCTAGTCCGCTTATGGAAATGTGGTTTTTTGCGGACAATAATCTCCGCCCCATGAAATTTACCCAAAGCTCCCTCAGCAAAGTTCGCGCGTCGTGCAGCAAAGATGAACGTCTGATTGTTGCTCTCCTACTCCTCGAAGTCTCCACGATTACCACAATAGAGAATCTGGGAGACAGGATGCTTGCGCTCGTTTCTAATTGCCCTCATCTTTGTCAGACCGATGCGCCCGGCTCTTCTCCGATTGTTGAAGAGGCCATCGGCACTCCCATTAATTGATTCGCTTATATTGTGCCCGCCTGCCATTGAGCACCTGCGGACTGACCTTCAAAAGAAATGTTTGCGATGTCAATCATCAAATCCACAACCGTCGACACCCGAATCTGCCGAGTCGCGAGCAGTGAAGAAGGATGAGCATTCGAAGCCCTCTACGAAACCCTTGAAGTTCACAGTGCATCCCATTGAAAAACAAAGACCAGAGTCAGACAACCGAAGTTCATGCGATCAGAACCAAGATCGAACGCCTCTATGCAATAGCCCCCGCACACAATTGCGACACGAAGCATCCACACGCTGGCAAAAACTGGGGTT
Above is a window of Aspergillus puulaauensis MK2 DNA, chromosome 2, nearly complete sequence DNA encoding:
- a CDS encoding cytochrome c oxidase subunit 7 (COG:S;~EggNog:ENOG410PT1T;~InterPro:IPR039297;~PFAM:PF02238;~TransMembrane:1 (o44-63i)), coding for MFRTAPRMAGWVFRENRVPYYQRLFQQHDGKRQWWQTSRSPYVMYPYLISIYGLGAATMYAMGRMVFGHKTWI